ATCGTTTAAAATAGTAAACAATAATATTTTTATGTAAAATATATAGGATAAGGGGGTCAGTGCATGGAGGTTTCATTTAAAAAACTTGAGGAAAGAGACATCAATAATATAATAAGTTTATTTAACAAATTAAAAGCTGAAGCAGCAGAGGTTACTTTTAATCACATAGACAGTAAAGAAGAATTAATAGATTGGTTAAATAATCAAAATTATTATTTATATGCTGCTATGATTAAAGATAAAGTAGTTAGCGTTTTTAGGGGTGTTAGAGGACTTAAAGATGAAGCCCACTGTATACTCATTACTATTGCAACAGATCCTTCATATAGGGGATGCAAGATTGCCCAAAATCTTATTCGATACAGTTTAGAGGATATAAAAGCAAAGGAAAAGACTATAAGTCTAGCTAGGGCTTATGTATACAGTGATAATAAACCATCTATTAATACCTTGCTTGCCAATAATTTTACAGTATCGGGCTGTGTATATCAGCATCATCTTAACAAGAAAATAGGTACCTATGTAGATGATATTATATTTCATAAAATATTATAAAAAAGTATTTAAACACGAGAAGTATGGAGGGGAAAAATGAAATTTTTAATTGATGAGTACTTGTTAAAAAAAACCGAGGAACTGTCTTTTATTCATTTAAAACATGATGCACAGTTAAATATAGAAAATTATCAACTTCCCAGCGATGGATTGGATATACCTATTATGACAAAAGAGTTAGCAAAGAATATTAAGACAAAAAAAGAAAACGAAATCATAACCGTTGGAAGTATTGTTAGGGGAATGATTCTTCTATTAGGAATTGATTCAAGGTTTAAATACAAGGAAGAGTATATTAAGTTCTTATATGCAGCAAATCCTAAAATAGAAAAATATATTTTTGTAGAAGGAACACGATATTTAGAAGAAAAAAAATTGATGGAAGCTATTATCTTTTTTAAAGCATTAACTCTATTAAAACCAAATGATACAAAAGCTTTACTGAGTTATACTATGACATTACTACGATATAGGGATGAAGAACTAGGAAACCAGAAAAAAAACTACGAAACTTTTACTAAAGAGATTCAACATAAATTAGAAGAACTTCTAACAATAGACCCTAATCAACCATTGGCTTGCTATTATTTAGGATTTATTTATAAAGAT
This Natronincola ferrireducens DNA region includes the following protein-coding sequences:
- a CDS encoding GNAT family N-acetyltransferase, producing the protein MEVSFKKLEERDINNIISLFNKLKAEAAEVTFNHIDSKEELIDWLNNQNYYLYAAMIKDKVVSVFRGVRGLKDEAHCILITIATDPSYRGCKIAQNLIRYSLEDIKAKEKTISLARAYVYSDNKPSINTLLANNFTVSGCVYQHHLNKKIGTYVDDIIFHKIL